From one Catharus ustulatus isolate bCatUst1 chromosome 1, bCatUst1.pri.v2, whole genome shotgun sequence genomic stretch:
- the CSPG5 gene encoding chondroitin sulfate proteoglycan 5, which translates to MAPRAPRAPRAPRALALLLAIGALASAWPPQNSSAGEGRAWEGSLESSPPKWDLASGDPPGGPSNSTSAGGAAAGPQLEPPGAGTATTEPSAVPEGCPGCTGEGEASAVPPRAVTWPGDGGPVPVALGSPEEPGSGDRPTPASPPGPGGFGGLPAALPSPPGPQLATGSAESDLLLAAGGSAAPRTPVLGEPSPVPAAGGDSGAAPELWAAASSPAPAQGARGWTDLTWLQEPITAATGPAKPPADRTGSDIIDVDYYDLFEGGEGLGGFPGGGRGAAGSARRREPEGAATPWALHELYDDFTPFDDADFYPTTSFYADGDDEEELEDEEEDEEEEDGGLEDENGYRPPASAVPGAAPAPQEPRPTGHRAAAPPPPPGLPGVSPTAWPRPGERGPPDNGSECRSGYVRHNSSCRSLCDLVPSYCHNGGQCYLVESHGAFCRCNTQDYTWHKGTRCESIVTDFQVMCVAVGSAALVVLLLFMLTVFFAKKLYLLKTENSKLRKTKYRTPSELHNDNFSLSTIAEGSHPNDDPSAPHKLQDSLKSCLKDEEPFNIHNSTSPKHEGGKGEQEAGELNCLQNNLT; encoded by the exons AtggccccccgcgccccccgcgccccccgcgccccccgcgccctggccctgctgctggcgATCGGCGCCCTCG CATCCGCGTGGCCCCCCCAAAACTCCAGCGCTGGCGAGGGGAGAGCCTGGGAGGGCTCGTTGGAGAGCAGCCCCCCGAAATGGGACCTGGCGAGTGGAGACCCCCCGGGGGGACCCAGCAACAGCACGAGCGCCGGGGGGGCCGCGGCCGGACCCCAGCTAGAGCCCCCCGGGGCGGGCACGGCCACCACCGAGCCCTCGGCCGTGCCCGAGGGGTGCCCGGGCTGCACCGGCGAGGGCGAGGCCAGCGCTGTGCCCCCGCGGGCCGTGACCTGGCCCGGGGACGGGGGCCCGGTGCCGgtggccctgggcagccccgAGGAGCCGGGCAGCGGTGATCGGCCCACGCCGGcctccccgcccggcccggggggTTTCGGGGGGCTGCCGGccgccctgcccagcccccccgGCCCCCAGCTCGCCACCGGCTCTGCCGAATCCGACCTGCTGCTGGCGGCCGGGGGCTCGGCCGCGCCGCGGACCCCCGTGCTGGGCGAGCCCAGCCCCGTGCCCGCCGCCGGGGGGGACTCGGGGGCTGCCCCGGAGCTCTGGGCCGCCGCctccagcccggccccggcgcaGGGGGCCCGCGGCTGGACCGACCTGAcgtggctgcaggagcccatCACCGCCGCCACGGGCCCGGCCAAGCCCCCGGCGGACCGGACGGGCTCGGACATCATCGACGTCGACTACTACGACCTGTTCGAGGGGGGCGAGGGACTGGGGGGCTTCCCCGGGGGCGGCCGGGGCGCGGCCGGCTCGGCGCGGCGGAGAGAGCCCGAGGGGGCGGCCACGCCCTGGGCCCTCCACGAGCTCTACGACGACTTCACGCCCTTCGACGACGCCGATTTCTACCCCACCACCTCCTTCTACGCCGACGGGGACGACGAGGAAGAGCTGGAGGACGAGGAGGAAgacgaggaggaggaagacGGGGGGCTGGAGGACGAGAACGGCTACCGGCCGCCAGCCTCGGCCGTGCCCGGCGCCGCTCCGGCCCCGCAGGAGCCCCGGCCCACCGGGCACcgagccgcggccccgccgccgccgcccgggctGCCCGGGGTGAGCCCCACGGCCTGGCCGCgcccgggggagcggggcccGCCCGACAACGGCTCCGAGTGCCGGAGCGGGTACGTGCGGCACAACAGCTCCTGCCGCTCCCTCTGCGACCTCGTCCCCAGCTACTGCCACAACGGCGGCCAGTGCTACCTGGTGGAGAGCCACGGGGCCTTCTGCCG GTGCAACACGCAGGACTACACGTGGCACAAGGGCACACGCTGCGAGTCCATCGTCACCGACTTCCAGGTGATGTGCGTGGCCGTGGGCTCGGCCGCGCtcgtggtgctgctgctcttcatgCTCACCGTGTTCTTCGCCAAGAAGCTCTACCTGCTCAAGACGGAGAACAGCAAACTGCGCAAGACCAA ATACCGCACCCCGTCCGAGCTGCACAACGACAACTTCTCCCTCTCCACCATCGCCGAGGGCTCCCACCCAAAC GACGATCCCAGCGCTCCCCACAAGCTGCAGGACTCGCTGAAATCCTGCCTGAAGGACGAGGAGCCCTTCAACATCCACAACTCGACGTCGCCCAAGCACGAGGGCGGCAAAGGGGAGCAGGAGGCGGGGGAGCTGAACTGCCTGCAGAACAACCTGACGTga